TTTCAGATCCGATCAAGACAAGAAACAGAAACGGATAGTTAGATTACGTGAacccaaaagagaaaaaaagagttgAGGATCCCAATAATGACAAATCCAGCGAAGCTTATCTTTCTTGTTCCCGTCGTTTAATGGGCAGAATGTTGTGTAGTAAAGAAGtcgaaagaaagaaagaaggcCGAAAATGGAATTCGATTCATAAGCAAAGTATAGAATGGCAATGGGGCGGTATCTTCGACTTTTGCTTATACGAAGAGATGAGAAGGCGTCTTTACTCTAATTAAGAATACGCATCACACTCCGTCAAGTCTcctccttttcttgtttctgcAACGCTTTCTCTCCCATTTCCTCTCTTTTTAATCTCTTTTTGGTTATGTTGCAGTACAAAATACTGTATAtacttcctttttctttatcaaGGAACGACTTCATTCGCTCTCCCTATACTTTATTTTCACGCACCATCGCTTCTGTCTCTCAAAAGCAGCCGCAATTCtctttgaatataattaatagtagggtttaatataaattattttcatataatattataaaacagCACATTACctctttataaaaattttatattttttaaaataaatcaatttatcacCCTatttaaaaaggtaaattgctttattttaaaaattacagagagataaaattattgtatttttaaaaaacacagggaGATatgttactatttttttataaaaatataatttgcttatttgcaatatcacaaataTTTGCTCGCATTTTTCCCTTAATTGTATGTACTCCACATATGGTATGTTTACTATTTacgtaaattatttttattttattttatatataatcatagaAATCATTCATTATCTTTAAgaaatagggataatttgtataataatatttatatttccatGAGGTGTACatgtaatttgtaaaaaaataaagatgatttGTGTAAGACCGCGACAATGGTCGCTCAGATTGGGGGGCGACGGTGATAATGCCTCTCTACGTTGGGCGACGGGGGAGGGCAGCCTGGTGGCGGGGTGGGTGGGATTgggtttattaattttattttgtaaaataatactattattttttatagtttataattataattataatataataaaatttggtttcttaatatttttttataaatttaaaatctaatgatTGAGATTGATTGATTATATCCTatgtattttatgaaataaaaaagtattcaccgatgattaaaataaaaactaatatataatagataaataCATGATAGtgtttttacaaaaaaaataaataacgtcGTTAGTTTCAATTAGTGGTAATGCAGGGTAGGGAAACTACATAAATTAATGCTCCCCTATTTTCTTAGGTAATAATTACAAGAACCGGAATAATTATAAGActcttcatttaataaaataggtTTAGTTCCAGCCTCCtctatatgttattatttgtgctgactataaaattatactgaaaattatattttgtggttcgaattatatttgtttttatattttgatatctaatttttttatatactatctcaattttgtgatatttgtattttgctatataacttttttttttgttcatttttcagatgaaaaaacattaaatattttgcttatgtgaaaaaatcacatcacataactcttaaatattacatgtcCTCTGTATGCAATGTTTTTCCAATAAATAACTTGAGGGgaaaacagttataaatgacaaagtgcaaagcttcataaaattgacaaaaaaaaaaaagcttaaataccaaaatgtaaaaacaatCATGATTTGgatggtaaaatataattaaccctaaatttTATTGGTTAGTTATTATTGTTACTAACCTAATTAAGAGAACCTAATCCTCATGTGATGTTACTTTTGTCAAAGTTTATTGATTCATTGTTCAATCTGGTCACTGTAATCGTATTATATGAGTGtttgtgaaaaaatttatttttagaaaagtgagtaaagaaagttgaaatagaatcaaaagtgtgtattgtttataaaagaaagtgaaaaagagcagataaaagttaaattagaTAGTATTTAAAGAGaaatcacttttaaaataaattttaattgattaaagaccGTTTCATTcctattaaaaagataatattttctacttattatttcacttgttgtttgtcaataatacttattttttcacaaaaaaataataaattttattaattagtgtatttcatattttttttaaaatattaaaaactagatatttaatttaataatgcttccactaagtaatataattattcattaacttgcatgattgcaaaaaaaaatatttattttattaattaatcaaataataatattagaactaaataatatgatgatatagcaaataaatatataaaatttaaaatagtaaacatgtgatagtttaaatttaattattattaaattattcaaaaatttaaaatttcaatatcaactAAATacacaatttaaaaaaattaaaaatggtaaaatcaaattaagactattataataagggtatagtagtaaaaaataaaagttaaatctatttacaaaaaaatcaaaacaactAAAAGCACTACCAAGgtgcttataatttttggcCTAAAAGCGCTTCTCTTAActgtttcaaaaataaaagttggcatatcaaatacttaaaaagaaaagaaaacacttTTTATGCcatattgtaaataatatatatattttattttaaaaagcagTTTTAAATTAGAGACAGGCCCAAGGGGGTCTGGGCCCATTCTATTTCTACAATGGCAACGGGCCCAAAACAGTCGGCCCAACCCAAATAGAAACCCATCTTCTACCGAAAAGCTACAGGAAAAACAACAGCCGATCTGTTTACGACGTCGTACTGTGAGTCGAGAACCCAGAAGCTTAAATTGAGTGCTGTAGTAGAGGGCGAGAGGAAGCGAAAAGCTCGACGCCGATCGGCGAGCAACCATGGCGGAAGCTGAACAGGTCGTCAAACCAAAGCCTCGACCGATTATTCGCATTGGTCTATTTCTCATTTCCCACAGCCTCTTCGTGAGGTATATTTATTCCGTAAATTGCTGAAAatgtttcaattttcttgctCGAGTGGAAATGCAAACTGATTTTTGTATGATTTCAAGTGTGATATGCTGCACGGCAGGAATTGtagctcttcttcttctgcctGCTCTCGCCAAGAACACCTATATTTCGGAAAATGCCCTGATGCCTGGTTGGTTCTACCATTATAATTCCCTTTTTCTGTTCTACGTTATTCTTTGGTCTTATATTTAGCTTTTATGCATTGATTTGTTCGAATGTTTTATGAGAACGTAGGGCTTTTGGTTTTAAAACTCTCGTGAAGCTCGGGTGATAACTTccttttatgtaaaattattcgTGATCCATGTAGTTCAAACAATAGTTACGCCGTACTCTGTTCATCTACTCTTAACttgttttaatctttttacCGTGTGAGAGATCACCTTTCGTTGGACAGACTGAAACAAGAGAATCCATGTTGTAGAGATGATGAAGCTGTTTGAGTTGGTtataatagtattattttagtgaaTCCACTTCTGCTTGATGTGCGCTTTCAGTTTTGCATTTGGGAGGAAGATGAAGTTATTGATAGTTTAAATCTTATTACTAGTCATATGCCCTTCAGGATAAATATAATCTGATTTTAGTTTTCGTTTTATGGTTGGCGAGATGGTATTCCTCAATGTTTCTGAACTGGCAATCTGCAGGTTCTGCCAGTCCTATGCTCTCTAAAAATGATGCTTCAGAGGGACACAATTTTGTGAACGGGATACTGAATTTGGATTCAGAGACTACCAAAACTGGCATGTAGGTATTTTNNNNNNNNNNTTTATTAAGATTCTCCATATCTTATCTCGTAACATTTGTCTGTACAATTCTTGGCAATCCTGTGTAATTTAGGTTGTAAAACATGTATAGGTTTCCTCtgtttgtcttttctttttcctttttccatgCTACATCTTCTGCTCAAATTTCTTTAAACTCTGCCTTCTAATTTGTGCATGCAGTGAGATCCCTGAGTTGATAGCCAAACACATAGTGGAGTTGGGTGGTGAAGTTAACTATCACAAGTTCCAACCAGTTTCTAATAAGTTTCATCCGCTGCACTTCTTCTTGGGTCCTGATGCAGGAGTAATACAAGAGAACTACAGTTGTTCATCTTATGGGATCAATACTGTTGGAATAATAAGAGCCCCTCGTGGTGATGGGAAGGAAGCCATTGTGATGGTCACACCTTATAATTCTGTCAAGATCACTACAGGCCAGGCTTTATCTCTTGGAGCCGCATACTCGGTCTTCTCTTTGCTTTCTCGAGTTACTTGGCTTGCTAAAGATATTATATGGCTTGCTGCTGATTCAAAGCATGGGGAATATGCTGCAGTTGCAGCATGGCTGAGAGACTATAATACACTTTCTTTTGGTGACTTGAATCTGTACCCTGAAATGTGTGGTGTAAGTACTTCGGCATCACGTAAGAAAAGTCAAGTTAAGCAAGACACAATATCTGATGGTTTTCGACGTGCTGGCACCATGGCAGCTGCGCTTGTCATTAAGGTTGCTGACACTAGCACAGAGTTTGAGAAGGATGTTCTCAACATATATGCTGAAGCATCTAATGGGCAGATGCCTAACCTTGACCTCATAAACGTTGTCAATTATTTGGCTGTGCATGGGCAGGGTTTGCAAGTGAGGGTGGAGAAGATTTGGTCATTGCTTGATTCTTGGTGGCTGAACAGTCTTGGGGAACTGATTGAGTTGCTTGGAAAGGTGGCTACAAGCTTAAATCCACAAGGGAGGTTTGGTATTCCTGTTGCAGATTATGTTGAAGGCTCTGTCACTCTAGCCAGTTCCCTATATAATcaggtaaaatttttattttcatgaaagATTGTTATCTGGCATGCTGAGACATCATTTACATGAGTATTTCCCCTTGTCTATGTTTCCCTTCCTCATAGTTGTGGAATACAGGTACTGAGGGTGATTTCCACATTTTAAGTCTTTGATTCTCCTTTTAGGCTTGAATGAATGGGCGATACCTGCTTGCTTTCACTTTCTGCGAAATATTTGTTGTCATCATTAATGCTTCTGATTTATTATGTCAGGCATTGGGTGTTCCGACGGGTCCACATGGTGCCTTCCGCGATTATCAAGTTGATGCTATCACTATGGAAATCTCACCAAAGTTTTACTCAACTGAGAGGGTTCTGTTCCTTTTGCGTGTTGGCAGGTCAGTCTCTGTTAATTACGCTTGTATATTTGCCCCTAGTTCTGAAACCAAGCAATGCACATGAACCATTGGCATGATCAGGTTTTGTGCATCGTTTTCCTGTTATCTCTTATTAACTGCCATTATTCGTTTGCAACTGTTTTGCTCTTGAATGCTTTTCCAGGATGTCTTTGTGCTCTTTGCTAGGTCTGTTTCTTGGAGAATGTGTATGTGTTGATTTGTTTGTGTTCCTCCAGTTGAGATGAGTTCCTGGTATTTTACAGGTTGGTTGAAGGAGTCATACGGTCTGTGAATAATCTCCTTGAGAAGTTTCACCAgtccttttttttgtatctCTTGACGTCGCCAAATAGGTTTGTCTCTGTTGGAGTATACATGATTGCCTTCGCATTGCTCATTGCTCCCCTTCCATTGGTTGCTGCTGCTTTGTTTTCTGATGCTAGTAAAACAAAATTGGGGAAAGACAAAGTTCCACTTAAACCTGCTCCTCATGGGGAATCAATCCCAACTTTTACATCATGGAAATGGCTTTATGCTGCAAAAACTGTTCTAGTTGTCCACTTATGGGGTGCAGTTGTGACATTACTTCCTAATTTTCTCTACCAAATTCCTAATTCCTCACCATCAACTAACCTCTTAATTTGGATCCCTCTTTCCATGCTAAGCCTCTTCTTCACGTATGTACTATCCggttctttttcattttttagcaCGAGTCAACCACAAAGAAGAGAATGGGCCCTCCTTAAGTCGGTAACTGTTGCTGCTGCTTTCATAGGACTTTGTCTCATGTCTGTAATAAATTTTGCAACAGCAGAAATTGGAGCACTCCTGTTAGTTCCTATGTGTTTGACTGCTGTGCCCTTGAGGCATGATCTTAAAGTAAATACCATGAGGGCATTAATCCGTGGAGCCTGTAATATGCTATTGGTATTTGTGGGGTTTCCTCCGATTGCCTTTCTTTTGCTAAAAGGTGCATCAGATGGTTTTGGTAACGTAAGATTTGGTGACTTCTGGAATTGGGCCGAGACCCTTTGGGCATGGAACAGTGCAACTTACATCTACATATGTATGGTTCATCTCCCCTGCTGGGTTCTGTGTATTCACACTTTACTACATCAATGTTAATGTGTTCCAAACATTTTAGGCTCCTCCTTTGTTGTATCAGTTACTCCTATATGAGGACAGTAGAAATTCTATTTTGCTTCGGCTCTAACACGCATGAGCTCCGAAGCTTGTTTGGTAATTGATTACTTGGTGCATGTTCATATGAGTTTTATGCTTTACTCAGCAAGATCAAAATCTGGATTCGGACATTTGCTTCCTTACCCAATGGCCTAGTAATCCATGTATCTCCATACTTTAGCCTGATCACGTTgcagtaataaaagcaacaacGCCTATTGTCACTTGGAAGTGATGAAACATTCTGATTGTGGTTGAGTCTTGGAAGCAGAACACAACTGCATAGGTACCTCTCAAAAGCTTCTTTTTCGACAAGGTACAGAAGGTAGAATTTCTCAAGTAAGCTACGTAGATATTTCTCCACACCTTTTGTTTGCACTTATTTACAGGTGATATGTTCCTTTATCCTTCAACTCAAGGAAGCTAATGGTTACCTGGTACGATCGTCTGACAAGTGCTTGTCGCCCTGCCAGATGTCTCTCATTGAAAGTATGTTCTCTTGAAACTGCCAGTAGTTTTCTGCAGAATGGAATGGTTGTTTATTTTGGTACAGGCATAGACACTGGGAACTCTGCTTTAGCAATGTAGGAAGAAACAGTTGTGATTATGGAAAGGTAGGTAAGTGGGAAGTCGTTTTGATGTTTTATCTAAGGTTAGTGGCaggtcaatttttttattttcttcacaaGGCGCACATATCCACCTTTAAATACTATGTTTGCTATAATCAATCTCCCTTCCCTTACAAAATCTCAGTTAAGGTTATTAGGGATAAAGCCCATCCACTTGAAGCAAGCCGCCAAGCCGGCACGATTGATAGGCGGCTCAAGTCTTACAACTACATCACGACATTGTCTGCGTGGTTTCCTCTTTGAAgtaatctctctctcaaaGACTTGCTCATTTCATTGACGTAAGAATCAGAGTTTTTTGTAGTACTCTTTGTTCTTTAACTTGTTTTAATCGAGTAGAGTTCTGTGAAAGTGATGAGTTTCTTAAATTGTAGACAACTGGGAGAAGAATTATTAAAGATTTGCACTACCATCATGTTTAAGGAAAGAATAAAATCAAGGAAATAGTACTTGGATACGAAACCAGAATATTGGATTTTTCtcgttatatattttatttttacacttaACATGGAATGTTAATTAACAgtcttttttttaagaaatgaaaatttcaatataatcacataatcatttattatttataattatttttgtttgtctaaaaataattgatgaaaataaattgaagtataaccaaattaaattaggcTTCAGGATTAAATATTCCGGTTAAAAATCAGAATCACAAAAAACGccttaagaaataaaaaagggggtggggggtgggggtggggatgGGGGTAGGTAGATAAAGACTTGTTAATTGTCCTCGTCACCATCGTatcattatcatcaatcaATCATCATCAGCATAAAGACAGAAATAAAAGAAGCAAGCAAATGTGAAAGGAGAGGAAAAGGGAAAGACTCTTGGGAAATGGATGAGCTTCTCTGCGATGAGCTTATCCAAGAAGTCTTCTACCGCCTTCCcccttcctcctcctccgccgTCTCCCTTGTCTCCAAGCGCTGGTGCCGCCTGCTCCGCTCCTCCACCACCTCTATTTCCCTCTGCTTCCCCCCTCCCCACAACCCCACCACCATCGCTTCTTTATCCGCCTTTCTTTCCCACCACCCCTTTCTCTCTTCAGTTTCTCTCGCCGGCGACTGCCCTGACTTCGGCGATCCTCTCCTCCTCGCCGTTGCCTCTTCTTGCCCCAACCTCCGGAAACTCCGCTACTTGACCTCCCCAGTTTCGTACTTTTCTCTTTCCACTCTCTCAATCTCTTGTCTTCATCTCTCGTCAATTGCTATCACTATCTCAAGGCCTCTGTCTTTCCATTGGTTGCCGTCGTTTAATTCCTTAAAATGCCTATCGCTTTTCTTGGTAAGCCCTTCAACAGAATTTGATAATCCCGAAGTCAAAGAAATGAGAGATTCTGTCTTTGATTCGGAGTTGAATTTGGAAAGCCTTTCCTTGTGTGGAATCTTGCCCGGGGATAGTGGGCTTAGCTACCTATGGAGAAACTGTAAGAATGTAAAGAAACTGCGGCTGAAGAGCTGCGAAAGCCTTGGAGATTACTCatccttttcttgtttctccaAGTTCTTAAGTGGTCTTAAAGAACTGGAGCTGAGAACTTGTAGGAGTATTTTCAATGGGGTGTTATTGAAATTGGCTGAGAACTGTGTTTCTCTTGATTCGTTGTTGGTTTATGATGGTGGCAGCGGAGAGGGTTTGCTCCAATTCATTAATCAGTGCAAGTGCAGTTTAAGGAGGCTAGATTTGAGGTTGCCTCTTGATCTTGATAACTCCCATTTAATTGCCTTAGCTGAGAATTTGAACTTCAGGGGCTTGGTGAGTTTAAGGTTGCAAAGTTGCTGTTTTGTTACTGGTGAGGGGTTAAAGGTTCTTGCCAGGGCCATAGGTAATGTGCTAGAGGAGCTTGCTTTGATCAACTGTGATATGGTGGAGAGGGAATCCGGTTTGTTAGCTGCTCTAGGACAGGATTTGAAGAGGTTGAGGAAATTGGACTTGTCGTACAATGACATGCTGCTTGATAAGGAGCTTGTGTCGATGCTGGTTTCATGTAATTGTTTGGATGAACTGAAGTTGAGGGGTTGTGCAAGGTTGTCCAATGCAGCTGTGGATTCGATGGTTAGAAGCTGCAAGCAGTTGGAGAGCGTCGATATAACTTATTGCTGTGGTATTGAAGTTGAGGGAGTTGAAGCTCTTGTGTTGAACTCCCTGCGGTTGAGACGACTTAAGGTGGAGCAAAGCAAACTTTCTGTGGATGCTAGGACACGGACAGCGGATAAATTCATTGAGGTTGTCTATTGATAGGTGATTTGGCTATCAAAGAATTAATACAGCTGACGAGCATCTTCTCATGGTCTTTGTTGCTATTGTACAAAGCCAAAGGGGTATATATTCTGTGGCGTTATTACTTGTGCAGTTATCTTCCTCGTGTTGATTGTGTGCTGTAAAATTggtaagaatatttattttgcccTCATCAACATAAGCACCTTTGTTGTAATCATACGGTGGACTATTATTACATGAGGGACAAACTCAAgttgtatattaaatttactcTGCACATGTTTTAAACAGTTCCGATGATGCTTATCTCGATCAGTATTCATTATAATGTACTTATCATTGATTCAGGAGGCGATTGGGTGAGTTAAACTCACTTCGATAACATATTTGATAACTTGTAAGATGTCGTCCCGACTTgtgaactttttttaaaaaatagcagcttgtaagatgaaaaataaaatgtaaagaTTTGCTTTTAACGAATTACTTATATtcgttatattatttataaaatatcagtatgtaagttttaatttttatttcattcaaacacttttaatagttatttttagCATTAGAAAAAAGGgaagtaaaaattgaaaattttgtaaaagggAAACTGAAAATGTAATCTGGAATAATAATGCGTTGGTGaggaattttgaattaaagcAAAAGTAGATCCATTTGTAAGGTAAATGATCTGGGCTTGTCGAAGCCGTAGAGGCCCAATTATGGGTCATACAGCAGGCAGCAGCGTATGCTCTGCTACGGCCCAAACTTGGGATCTTGACCAAAGTTTAGGAGGCCCGTTATGGCCCAACATTTTTCCCGGGGTTTGGCCCTCATCATGATTTCGTAAATGCAATTTGcacatcaattattattattattagcataaattataacggattttttaaggtttgatattattaaaaatatttttttattatttttaaaaaattatgaacattCTTATGGAATTAACGGTTGGctaataaatactatttcgTGATAGCCTATTATAgaatatatgttaaatgtctgttagatttaaaaaaaaaattgtaattttttaaaataattaaaaaatatttaaaattattacaaacttCAAAGCGatccattataatttatccttaatatattatttttaacataacCGATTAAGGGGTTATCACAAATGACTTTTTTTgccaaaataaagaaaagataattagTTAACTATGAACAATGATATTGAATTCATAATTACCCTAAGTGGGGTAGTTTTTAATGGTTCggttatcaattttaattcaaacgTTATTGAGAATAATTCGTAAATGTTTGAGGTTGAGattctttttaaatgatattttatttttattaaagatacGTCTCGAATTTGAGTGTGGAGAAGAGTTGAAAAATAGGTCTGGACATTCTAAAAAAGACCGTGGAAACTAAGTTTGTAGAGTTTAAACTTGTTCCTTTTATTACagatattgtaatatttaatttagtaaagAATAAGTTGAATCTCTAATATACTATTAGGACTGCAAGGATAAAATTGAACATATTTCCATAAATTATGATCTAATTCTTTTgttacaagaaaaataagaaataaaaaaatatattacttgGAGATGTGATCGAAGACGACAAGTGCAGAGATCATTGGATGGGTGGTGTTTACAGGCAAGTACACTGTTGGAAAAATCAACGGTCGCTATAGCACAATGAGGAAAGAGACTGATCATAGAGAATCACCGCTTTCCGCGGGCTGCATACATTCCCGTTGCGCGCcaattctaaaaattcaaCCCCCCTTTTTCCCGCCCAAAAGTCCCGGGCAGTTCGGGCAGACACGGGTTTGTTAAGTAAACACAGGGCCGACAGGCAAAGCCAAATGGGCCTGCGCCGCGGAATAAAGGGCCCATCAAACTGCAATTCTTCAAAAATCAACCCCCGTTTGCCCATCAAAATGTGGAATGTGGTGTTCCATAGGATTCCTGGGACGGGGCATCTCTCCTTCAATTCAATGTATTCCACCATCTCATCCACGCCTCGGATTCCTATTCATTAACTATCTATCAACCCTATTCATCTCAAATTTATAACTCTTATTCATATCCCTTTTCCCTTTCCtataaaatggataaattgcagtgggattttttgaaatttattataattataaataaaaaaaattcaagaatcctatgtgatattaaaaatatttttatatgaaattttaattttatatattatagatatattataaatatatttaaatagacTTAGGTTGACAAGAATGGGagttttagttattattattttttttataaaaataggcTTAAATTGACCAGAGGTAGTGTCGGtcattattcataatatagatgtgattttttatattagaatttttatatatatatatttttttcatatcgcaaGGGGTCAAAGTGAATTTAACtctttaatatctttttattgtttggaaaataacaaatacCCTTTAAGATTAatgatcgtctaacaaatattccGTACAATGGACTGTCACGTACGAGAGGGTATTTTATTAGATGGTCGTTGATTCTagagatatatttataattttttaaacaattagaagatatttgtaattataccaaatttagGAGAAGTGTACCCTATTTGAGATGACACTCCATAATTCCCCCAAATACTCATATTATTGCTGCAGTAGCATTCCATctttagtaataataattctttttaagtGGTTATTAATTACGAGAGTGGTCTAATCCAAAAGTTTtacaagtaaaaaaaaaaaaatagttaaattcaaaaaagaaatctgatttattttacaatttttaa
Above is a genomic segment from Sesamum indicum cultivar Zhongzhi No. 13 linkage group LG13, S_indicum_v1.0, whole genome shotgun sequence containing:
- the LOC105176341 gene encoding F-box/LRR-repeat protein 4-like: MDELLCDELIQEVFYRLPPSSSSAVSLVSKRWCRLLRSSTTSISLCFPPPHNPTTIASLSAFLSHHPFLSSVSLAGDCPDFGDPLLLAVASSCPNLRKLRYLTSPVSYFSLSTLSISCLHLSSIAITISRPLSFHWLPSFNSLKCLSLFLVSPSTEFDNPEVKEMRDSVFDSELNLESLSLCGILPGDSGLSYLWRNCKNVKKLRLKSCESLGDYSSFSCFSKFLSGLKELELRTCRSIFNGVLLKLAENCVSLDSLLVYDGGSGEGLLQFINQCKCSLRRLDLRLPLDLDNSHLIALAENLNFRGLVSLRLQSCCFVTGEGLKVLARAIGNVLEELALINCDMVERESGLLAALGQDLKRLRKLDLSYNDMLLDKELVSMLVSCNCLDELKLRGCARLSNAAVDSMVRSCKQLESVDITYCCGIEVEGVEALVLNSLRLRRLKVEQSKLSVDARTRTADKFIEVVY
- the LOC105176340 gene encoding glycosylphosphatidylinositol anchor attachment 1 protein; the encoded protein is MAEAEQVVKPKPRPIIRIGLFLISHSLFVSVICCTAGIVALLLLPALAKNTYISENALMPGSASPMLSKNDASEGHNFVNGILNLDSETTKTGIEIPELIAKHIVELGGEVNYHKFQPVSNKFHPLHFFLGPDAGVIQENYSCSSYGINTVGIIRAPRGDGKEAIVMVTPYNSVKITTGQALSLGAAYSVFSLLSRVTWLAKDIIWLAADSKHGEYAAVAAWLRDYNTLSFGDLNLYPEMCGVSTSASRKKSQVKQDTISDGFRRAGTMAAALVIKVADTSTEFEKDVLNIYAEASNGQMPNLDLINVVNYLAVHGQGLQVRVEKIWSLLDSWWLNSLGELIELLGKVATSLNPQGRFGIPVADYVEGSVTLASSLYNQALGVPTGPHGAFRDYQVDAITMEISPKFYSTERVLFLLRVGRLVEGVIRSVNNLLEKFHQSFFLYLLTSPNRFVSVGVYMIAFALLIAPLPLVAAALFSDASKTKLGKDKVPLKPAPHGESIPTFTSWKWLYAAKTVLVVHLWGAVVTLLPNFLYQIPNSSPSTNLLIWIPLSMLSLFFTYVLSGSFSFFSTSQPQRREWALLKSVTVAAAFIGLCLMSVINFATAEIGALLLVPMCLTAVPLRHDLKVNTMRALIRGACNMLLVFVGFPPIAFLLLKGASDGFGNVRFGDFWNWAETLWAWNSATYIYICMVHLPCWVLCIHTLLHQC